The following coding sequences are from one Arthrobacter sp. PvP023 window:
- a CDS encoding APC family permease, translating to MIDNVSELPATMPFNTPAPQPGHLRSNKLGVFAIAFFVIAAAAPMAAVVGTGPVVFASVGGAAPLIYAIAALLIALFSVGYLRMSRFVINAGGFVAYIAKGLGTPWATAGAGLAVLMYLSLQVGLWSQFGVFAGQLLESLTGLAVPPVVWIIVLLVITTALTMRGIDASIRLLAVLIIGETLVVAALVIALVASKGPEVFSVSGFTAENLFSPGLGIALLFAFLCFTSFEATVVFSEEAVNPRKTIPRALYAVIAFVGIFYTLSIWVIGGAIGVDNIQQTATEDPAGFIFSLASASGGDALSMSMQILVVTSYLAMLLGLMNMFARYLFALSRAGVLPTRLAAVSKTGSPSPAALTNGIAVGIVVVAFLLFGADPITVVFAWFSALATAAFITILIVTSISIVVFFVRTKDSSNIWATKIAPVLSTLILSYIGYVTIENYDSLIGPDNAAAKWLLILIPVLIVAGLAFGKAKRSIDYAKENV from the coding sequence ATGATTGATAACGTCAGCGAGTTGCCGGCAACGATGCCGTTCAACACTCCTGCACCGCAACCAGGTCACCTCCGCTCCAACAAACTCGGCGTCTTCGCCATCGCCTTTTTCGTCATCGCCGCCGCAGCGCCGATGGCAGCGGTCGTCGGAACCGGTCCTGTTGTTTTCGCCTCTGTAGGAGGCGCAGCCCCACTCATCTACGCCATTGCAGCTCTGCTCATCGCTCTGTTCTCGGTCGGGTACCTGCGGATGAGCCGATTCGTCATCAACGCCGGCGGCTTCGTTGCCTATATCGCCAAAGGCCTCGGCACGCCCTGGGCCACAGCAGGTGCCGGGTTGGCGGTGCTGATGTACCTGAGCCTGCAGGTAGGGCTATGGTCGCAGTTTGGGGTGTTCGCCGGGCAGCTGCTTGAGAGCCTCACAGGACTCGCCGTTCCCCCGGTCGTCTGGATCATCGTGCTGCTCGTCATCACCACGGCACTGACCATGCGGGGCATCGACGCGAGCATCCGGCTCCTTGCTGTCCTCATCATCGGCGAAACCCTCGTCGTCGCAGCCCTGGTCATCGCGCTCGTAGCCAGCAAAGGCCCGGAGGTCTTCTCGGTTTCCGGTTTCACGGCCGAAAACCTCTTCAGCCCGGGCCTGGGCATCGCTTTGCTGTTCGCGTTCCTGTGCTTCACCAGCTTCGAAGCCACTGTCGTGTTTTCCGAAGAGGCAGTTAACCCGCGCAAAACCATCCCGCGGGCCCTCTACGCCGTGATCGCCTTCGTTGGCATCTTCTACACCCTCTCCATCTGGGTTATCGGTGGCGCCATCGGCGTCGACAACATCCAGCAGACCGCCACGGAAGACCCGGCAGGTTTCATCTTCAGCCTGGCCAGCGCCAGCGGCGGCGACGCCCTGAGCATGTCCATGCAGATCCTGGTCGTCACCAGCTACCTGGCCATGCTGCTGGGCCTGATGAACATGTTCGCCCGCTACCTCTTCGCCCTGAGCCGCGCCGGCGTCCTGCCCACCCGACTCGCCGCAGTCTCCAAAACCGGAAGCCCCTCCCCCGCAGCCCTGACCAACGGCATCGCCGTGGGCATCGTCGTTGTCGCCTTCCTGCTCTTCGGCGCCGACCCCATCACGGTCGTTTTCGCCTGGTTCAGCGCCCTGGCAACCGCGGCGTTCATCACCATCCTGATCGTGACGTCCATATCGATCGTCGTGTTCTTCGTCCGGACTAAAGACTCATCCAACATCTGGGCGACCAAAATCGCCCCTGTACTCTCCACGCTGATCCTCTCCTACATCGGATACGTAACCATCGAGAACTACGACTCACTCATCGGCCCAGACAACGCCGCCGCCAAGTGGCTGCTCATCCTCATTCCGGTCCTGATCGTTGCCGGCCTGGCATTCGGCAAGGCCAAACGCAGCATCGACTACGCCAAAGAGAACGTCTAA
- a CDS encoding amidohydrolase — MSTAYTNGKIYTVNPDQPWAEALLVEDGLIVAIGTGEDIRTRITEDTEIVDLEGRMMMPGIHDAHLHLLFSGLKFRFEPRLSPGGDQQRVIEDIRSCNCSGPVEADGTSWVLGGDFFPPDLGPNGVTKDFLDEAFPDQPVFLYDYTIHHGLANSKALELAGISEDITDPPGGRYIRDEATGTLTGEMVEQARWPVLRSIPDYSRTTNAEAIAWAVSVCHEFGITSVQEASASPQALQAFRDLDQENQLKIRIAAHLVWRDEGFGMATLDALETTIKSRDEWASQHVDTRFIKVWLDGAPLPPNFTQADLAEDGTVDETNILVPEEEFVTRLAEFDAAGLTVKIHCAGEGSTRRALDAIEKVRTANGPDGPRHEIAHAGFISPSDYGRLQEHNVVAEMSPAIWHVPEYGLTDYYHFNSVLKNDAHMTVGSDWIITSDPNLFPALQGMLQHASESIDLPAALEAMTISGARAVNQQKHQGSLEVGKTADFIVLDRNLFDVPVDEIGATQVLRTVFEGETVFHRQ, encoded by the coding sequence GTGAGTACTGCGTACACGAATGGAAAAATCTACACGGTCAACCCTGACCAGCCCTGGGCAGAAGCCTTACTGGTCGAAGACGGGTTAATAGTGGCCATCGGAACTGGTGAGGACATCCGGACCAGGATTACTGAGGACACCGAGATCGTGGACCTGGAAGGTCGGATGATGATGCCAGGCATCCACGATGCACACCTGCATCTGCTGTTCAGCGGCCTCAAATTCCGGTTCGAACCAAGACTGAGTCCCGGTGGTGACCAACAGCGGGTCATCGAAGACATCCGCTCATGCAACTGCAGCGGCCCCGTCGAAGCAGACGGCACCAGCTGGGTCCTGGGCGGGGACTTCTTCCCACCGGATCTGGGACCCAACGGCGTCACCAAGGACTTCCTGGACGAGGCCTTCCCTGATCAGCCAGTCTTCCTTTACGACTACACGATCCACCACGGCCTGGCGAACTCGAAAGCCCTCGAATTGGCCGGGATCTCCGAGGACATCACCGACCCGCCCGGCGGACGCTACATCCGCGACGAAGCCACCGGCACACTGACCGGTGAGATGGTGGAACAGGCCCGCTGGCCCGTTCTCCGGTCGATTCCGGACTACTCCCGCACCACCAACGCCGAAGCCATCGCGTGGGCGGTTTCGGTCTGCCATGAATTCGGCATCACCTCGGTGCAGGAGGCATCCGCCTCCCCGCAAGCCTTGCAGGCATTCCGCGATCTGGATCAGGAAAACCAACTCAAGATCCGTATCGCGGCGCACCTGGTGTGGCGCGACGAAGGCTTCGGCATGGCCACCCTCGACGCCCTCGAAACCACCATCAAATCAAGAGACGAGTGGGCCTCACAACACGTCGACACACGATTCATCAAAGTCTGGCTGGACGGAGCACCCTTACCGCCAAACTTCACTCAGGCCGACCTGGCTGAAGACGGGACGGTTGATGAAACCAACATCCTGGTTCCCGAAGAGGAATTCGTGACCAGACTCGCTGAATTCGACGCCGCCGGCCTCACCGTCAAAATCCACTGCGCCGGTGAAGGATCCACGCGCCGGGCCCTGGACGCCATCGAAAAAGTCCGCACGGCCAACGGACCCGACGGCCCGCGTCACGAAATCGCACATGCCGGGTTCATCAGTCCCAGCGACTACGGACGCCTCCAAGAACACAACGTTGTCGCCGAAATGTCCCCGGCCATCTGGCACGTGCCCGAATACGGACTGACCGATTACTACCACTTCAACTCCGTACTCAAGAACGATGCCCACATGACCGTCGGATCCGATTGGATCATCACCTCCGATCCCAACCTCTTCCCGGCACTTCAGGGCATGCTGCAGCATGCCAGCGAATCCATCGACCTGCCGGCCGCCCTTGAAGCGATGACCATCAGCGGCGCCCGGGCCGTCAACCAGCAAAAACACCAAGGCTCCCTTGAAGTTGGAAAAACAGCCGATTTCATCGTCCTGGACCGGAACCTCTTTGACGTACCCGTCGATGAAATAGGAGCCACCCAAGTGCTGCGCACCGTCTTCGAAGGAGAAACGGTATTCCACAGGCAGTGA
- a CDS encoding SDR family NAD(P)-dependent oxidoreductase, protein MDKSSVAIVTGGGTGIGAATAATLRNQGWDVVICGRRPDVLNEVARSTGSHPVIADVSSDTDMKRLVTETIARFGTLNGLVLNAGIVRPGAAGDLNDEDWDAMLSTNLTGPFYLLRAALPHLLDTKGAIVGVASAAALRATAGIAGYDATKAALAMLIQTVAIDYGPDGVRANSVCPGWTRTEMADMEMSEFGSELGVSRENAYELATAFVPTRRPGHSSEVAALIAWLLSDQASYINAATIPVDGGLVAVEPGAIAFDPRVTVTSNSQSSGSPEIATPIAAAR, encoded by the coding sequence ATGGACAAGTCTTCAGTCGCTATTGTCACCGGCGGAGGTACGGGCATTGGCGCCGCCACCGCAGCAACGCTTCGAAACCAGGGGTGGGACGTTGTCATCTGCGGCCGACGCCCCGACGTCCTGAACGAGGTAGCCCGGAGCACAGGATCACATCCTGTCATTGCCGATGTTTCCTCAGATACCGACATGAAGCGACTCGTCACCGAAACCATCGCCCGGTTCGGAACCCTCAACGGCTTGGTGCTCAACGCTGGTATCGTCCGCCCAGGTGCAGCCGGGGACCTGAACGATGAGGACTGGGACGCCATGCTCAGCACGAATCTGACAGGACCGTTCTACCTGCTCCGCGCCGCCCTGCCGCACCTCCTGGACACCAAAGGAGCCATTGTCGGCGTCGCCTCCGCCGCTGCACTGCGGGCCACAGCAGGTATCGCCGGCTACGACGCCACCAAAGCAGCTTTGGCCATGCTGATCCAAACCGTCGCCATTGACTACGGACCGGACGGCGTCCGAGCCAACTCCGTATGCCCGGGTTGGACCCGGACCGAAATGGCAGACATGGAAATGAGCGAATTCGGTTCCGAACTCGGAGTCAGCCGCGAAAACGCCTATGAGCTGGCAACAGCCTTCGTTCCCACCCGACGCCCTGGGCACTCGTCCGAAGTCGCCGCCCTTATCGCCTGGCTACTGTCGGATCAAGCGTCCTACATCAACGCCGCCACAATCCCTGTCGATGGCGGGCTAGTGGCTGTTGAACCAGGCGCGATCGCCTTCGACCCGAGAGTGACAGTTACCTCCAACAGCCAGAGCAGCGGATCCCCGGAAATAGCCACACCCATTGCCGCAGCACGATAG
- a CDS encoding 2-keto-3-deoxygluconate permease: protein MSIPIKKALEKVPGGMMLVPLGIGAVIHTLAPDAGKFFGSFTGAFFTGLAPLLAVFFVCLGATLEVKSTPYILKKGGVLLGSKILFAILIGVIAGRFLGEAPIDSGILAGLSTLALVAALNDTNGGLYISLMGQFGRKRDAGAYSILSLESGPFLTMVTLGIAGLSAFPWQALVGAILPLALGMLLGNLDKNMRHLLAPLVPAMVPFLGLALGLTINLNAVVEAGLLGIALGLFVVFVGGAVLLLADKLTGGDGVAGLAAATTAGNAALVPAIIATANPVYAPAADHATVLVAASVVVSAVLCPIVTSAWAKRLQKKARLQDSEDNAPEQESPAPKHVGSTPELT from the coding sequence ATGTCGATTCCCATCAAGAAAGCTCTGGAGAAGGTCCCCGGAGGGATGATGCTGGTGCCACTTGGCATCGGTGCCGTCATCCACACCCTGGCGCCGGACGCAGGTAAGTTCTTTGGCTCCTTCACAGGGGCCTTCTTCACCGGCCTGGCTCCGCTGCTGGCCGTGTTCTTTGTCTGCCTCGGCGCGACACTCGAGGTCAAATCCACGCCCTACATCCTGAAAAAGGGCGGTGTGCTGCTCGGTTCCAAAATCCTCTTCGCGATCCTCATCGGCGTCATCGCCGGACGCTTCCTGGGTGAAGCGCCGATCGACTCCGGAATCCTCGCCGGCCTGTCCACCCTCGCACTCGTCGCTGCCCTGAACGACACCAACGGCGGGCTCTACATTTCCCTCATGGGCCAGTTCGGCCGCAAACGCGACGCCGGAGCCTATTCGATTCTCTCGCTCGAATCCGGCCCCTTCCTGACCATGGTTACCCTCGGCATCGCCGGCCTGTCCGCCTTCCCCTGGCAGGCACTCGTCGGCGCCATTCTCCCGCTGGCACTGGGCATGCTCCTCGGGAACCTCGATAAAAACATGCGGCATCTCCTGGCCCCTCTGGTACCGGCAATGGTGCCGTTTCTGGGCCTAGCCCTCGGCCTGACCATCAACCTCAACGCAGTCGTCGAAGCCGGCCTACTCGGCATCGCCCTTGGCCTGTTCGTGGTTTTCGTCGGAGGCGCCGTGCTGCTGCTCGCCGACAAACTCACCGGTGGTGACGGCGTAGCAGGCCTCGCCGCGGCAACCACAGCCGGCAACGCAGCGCTTGTCCCTGCCATCATCGCCACAGCCAACCCCGTCTACGCCCCGGCCGCTGACCACGCCACCGTCCTCGTCGCAGCATCAGTCGTCGTCTCCGCTGTGCTCTGCCCGATCGTGACCTCAGCATGGGCAAAGCGGCTTCAGAAAAAGGCCCGTCTCCAGGACAGCGAAGACAACGCCCCCGAGCAGGAGTCCCCAGCCCCGAAGCATGTAGGGAGTACCCCAGAACTGACCTAG
- a CDS encoding zinc-binding dehydrogenase, with protein MRAVVKNAAERGVTYVADAGDPKATEGTVVIEVGAASLCGTDRELYEWTPSAQAFNLNLPVILGHEGAGTIVEVGPGVTGLQVGDQVALESHLTCGQCFPCRTGDAHTCERTGILGMHIDGVFAEYAAVPQDICVKLPTGLSLESGALLEAAGVAVHAIQRSNYSVAGRAVLVSGAGPVGLVVVNLALLMGASHVIAVDPNPYRRAQAEKLGATALHPNDGIIERCRELTGRRGGFDVAFECSGAPGTLTTLFEAVRREATVITVGHPSRPAEVDIAAYINKKGITLRGIFGRRLWETWEQSLLLLDSGKLDLDWLITHRKKLSEIDEAVELLTGDACKVLLIPGLG; from the coding sequence ATGCGGGCAGTAGTCAAGAACGCAGCAGAGCGAGGCGTCACCTACGTCGCCGACGCCGGCGACCCCAAAGCAACAGAAGGCACCGTCGTCATCGAAGTAGGAGCCGCGTCCCTGTGCGGCACCGACCGCGAACTCTACGAATGGACCCCCTCTGCCCAGGCGTTCAACCTCAACCTCCCGGTCATCCTCGGCCACGAAGGCGCAGGAACCATCGTCGAGGTCGGCCCCGGCGTCACCGGACTGCAGGTTGGCGACCAGGTTGCCCTCGAAAGCCACCTGACCTGCGGACAATGCTTCCCCTGCCGCACCGGGGATGCGCACACCTGCGAACGCACCGGCATCCTCGGCATGCACATCGACGGCGTCTTCGCCGAGTACGCCGCCGTCCCGCAGGACATCTGCGTCAAGCTCCCCACCGGCCTGTCCCTCGAATCCGGTGCCCTGCTTGAAGCCGCGGGGGTTGCCGTGCACGCCATCCAGCGTTCCAACTACTCCGTCGCAGGCCGGGCCGTGCTCGTCAGCGGCGCAGGCCCGGTCGGCCTCGTCGTCGTGAACCTGGCACTGCTCATGGGCGCCAGCCATGTCATCGCCGTCGACCCCAACCCCTACCGGCGCGCCCAAGCCGAGAAACTCGGTGCGACGGCCCTGCACCCCAACGACGGCATCATCGAACGCTGCCGCGAACTGACCGGCCGCCGCGGCGGCTTCGACGTCGCCTTCGAATGCTCAGGAGCGCCCGGCACCCTGACAACACTCTTCGAAGCCGTCCGCCGCGAAGCCACCGTCATCACCGTCGGCCACCCCAGCCGCCCCGCCGAAGTCGACATCGCCGCCTACATCAACAAAAAAGGCATCACCCTTCGCGGCATCTTCGGACGCCGGCTCTGGGAAACCTGGGAACAAAGCCTGCTGCTGCTGGACTCCGGGAAGCTGGACCTCGACTGGCTCATCACCCACCGCAAAAAACTCAGCGAAATCGACGAAGCCGTCGAACTGCTCACCGGAGACGCCTGCAAAGTCCTGCTCATCCCAGGCCTCGGCTAA
- a CDS encoding four-carbon acid sugar kinase family protein, with product MPAFGFVADDLTGAADVLAQSHRYGLEAALVIGDAPLPTDTDVVGFAGPARSLSGTAFDTLVTRDLAGIAALNLDVLLYKVCSTFDSSTTVGSIGRGIQLLHQQFPLHGPIPVVPAQPGFGRYTAFSNHYATYAGKIYRLDRHPVMSRHPSTPMAEADLRQVLAEQLGGTRVPGAIHLPAYEDGSFKDAWADRRREPGAQAYVVDAVDEHQMDAVAEALTREEHGHGPSIVVGSGGIMAALARSVSDQAPRTPGPQRPSGPVLAVSASASSTTAEQINDAISNGWEDVPVPAELLQRDDSTLVSALDEQVSAALRAGRNVVVHTTRGSADPRYGTGKPVDAGYVGTLIGGVAARMADTGLTRDIAVCGGDTSSHALIAMGVRQLRVSDQFVTAGPILQADGASAVGGCRLLLKGGQVGPTDILRRFAGQLPS from the coding sequence ATGCCTGCTTTCGGTTTCGTCGCGGATGACCTCACCGGAGCCGCTGACGTCCTGGCCCAGTCCCACCGCTACGGCTTGGAAGCAGCCCTCGTCATCGGGGACGCGCCGCTGCCCACGGACACCGACGTCGTCGGGTTCGCAGGACCGGCACGCTCCCTGTCGGGAACAGCGTTCGACACCTTGGTCACCCGGGACCTTGCCGGGATTGCGGCCCTGAATCTGGACGTGCTGCTGTACAAGGTCTGCTCCACGTTCGACAGCTCCACCACTGTGGGAAGCATCGGCCGCGGGATCCAGCTACTTCATCAGCAATTCCCCCTGCACGGCCCCATTCCCGTGGTGCCGGCCCAGCCCGGCTTCGGCCGCTACACCGCCTTCAGCAATCACTACGCCACCTACGCAGGCAAGATCTACCGGCTGGACCGCCATCCGGTGATGTCACGGCACCCGTCCACGCCCATGGCCGAGGCGGACCTGCGCCAGGTCCTGGCCGAACAGCTCGGCGGCACCCGGGTGCCCGGGGCGATCCACCTGCCCGCCTATGAGGACGGCAGCTTCAAGGACGCCTGGGCGGACCGGAGGCGGGAACCCGGGGCGCAGGCCTACGTCGTCGACGCCGTGGACGAACACCAGATGGACGCCGTCGCAGAAGCCCTTACCCGGGAAGAACACGGCCACGGCCCATCCATCGTCGTCGGATCCGGCGGCATCATGGCAGCCCTGGCACGGTCCGTTTCGGACCAGGCGCCCCGTACCCCCGGGCCACAGCGCCCGTCCGGACCGGTGCTGGCCGTCAGCGCTTCAGCCTCCAGCACCACGGCGGAACAAATCAACGACGCCATCTCCAATGGCTGGGAGGACGTTCCCGTACCGGCCGAACTGCTGCAGCGCGATGACAGCACGCTCGTGTCGGCCCTCGACGAGCAGGTTTCCGCGGCCCTCCGGGCGGGCAGGAACGTTGTTGTCCACACCACGAGGGGTTCGGCGGATCCCCGCTACGGCACAGGTAAACCGGTGGACGCGGGCTATGTCGGCACGCTCATCGGCGGGGTCGCCGCCCGGATGGCCGACACGGGTCTAACCCGCGACATCGCCGTCTGCGGCGGCGACACCTCCAGCCACGCACTCATCGCCATGGGTGTACGCCAGCTGCGAGTTTCCGACCAGTTCGTCACAGCCGGCCCGATCCTGCAGGCCGACGGCGCCTCCGCTGTCGGAGGGTGCAGGCTCCTGCTCAAAGGCGGACAGGTCGGCCCGACCGACATCCTGCGCCGCTTCGCCGGCCAGCTCCCCAGCTGA